In a genomic window of Melopsittacus undulatus isolate bMelUnd1 chromosome 1, bMelUnd1.mat.Z, whole genome shotgun sequence:
- the TMEM64 gene encoding transmembrane protein 64 — translation MWSAGTAALQLLSRAVKQAAALGARQDLSRWLSRAAGTAAGSGDGGTVGFVPAEAPGAEGLLLRPYVEQGGLPPAELLLCQLPEAGGGGSGLAEARGWRCSCCLLGTCWCKSCLSVCVLAALCFASLALVRQYLRDLVLWAESLDSLAGVLLFTVGFIIVSFPCGWGYILLNVAASYLYGFWLGMGLMVLGVLVGTFVAHVACKRLLAHWARARIQSSETLSAIVRVVEGGSGLKVVALARLTPIPFGLQNAVFAITDLSLPNYLMASSVGLLPTQLLNSYLGTTLRTMEDVIAEQSVSGYFIFSLQIVISIGLMFYVVHRAQVELNAAIVACEIEMKTSLVKDSQPSISGSTTYCNKRTVAFSGGSVNIV, via the exons aTGTGGAGCGCGGGGACCGCGGCGCTGCAGCTGCTCTCCCGGGCCGTGAAGCAGGCGGCGGCGCTGGGGGCCCGGCAGGACCTGAGCCGCTGGTTGTCCCGAGCCGCTGGGACGGCGGCAGGAAGCGGCGACGGGGGCACCGTCGGCTTCGTCCCAGCAGAGGCGCCGGGGGCTGAGGGGCTGCTGCTTCGGCCGTACGTGGAGCAGGGCGGGCTGCCGCCGgcggagctgctgctctgccagctgcccgaggcgggcggcggcgggTCCGGGCTGGCCGAGGCCCGGGGCTGGCgttgctcctgctgcctcctaGGCACCTGCTGGTGCAAGAGCTGCCTCAGCGTGTGCGTCTTGGCAGCCCTTTGCTTCGCCTCGCTGGCCCTAGTGCGCCAGTACCTGCGAGACCTGGTGCTCTGGGCTGAGAGCCTGGACAGCCTGGCAGGTGTGCTGCTCTTCACCGTGGGCTTCATCATCGTGTCCTTCCCCTGCGGCTGGGGCTACATCCTGCTCAACGTGGCCGCCAGCTACCTCTATGGCTTCTGGCTGGGTATGGGGCTGATGGTGCTCGGCGTCCTCGTGGGCACTTTTGTTGCCCATGTGGCCTGCAAGCGGCTGTTGGCCCACTGGGCACGGGCCAGGATCCAGAGCAGCGAGACACTCAGTGCCATCGTCCGCGTCGTGGAGGGCGGCAGTGGCCTCAAGGTGGTGGCTCTGGCACGGCTGACCCCGATCCCCTTTGGGCTGCAGAATGCTGTCTTTGCG ATTACAGATTTGTCACTACCCAACTACCTGATGGCTTCCTCAGTTGGACTGCTTCCTACTCAGCTCCTGAACTCATACTTGGGCACTACATTGCGCACTATGGAGGATGTGATTGCAGAACAAAGTGTTAGTGGCTATTTTATATTCAGTTTACAG ATTGTCATAAGCATAGGACTCATGTTTTATGTCGTTCACCGAGCTCAAGTGGAACTGAATGCAGCTATTGTAGCGTGTGAAATAGAAATGAAGACATCTCTTGTTAAAGACAGTCAACCAAGCATCAGTGGTTCAACCACATACTGCAACAAAAGGACAGTAGCATTCTCTGGAGGAAGTGTCAACATTGTGTGA